From one Rhizobium rosettiformans genomic stretch:
- a CDS encoding L,D-transpeptidase family protein translates to MTRNRKFVVTALLAATTAVGTLPGDAAATTLLDLLRGGPGRQAKQQAAPASLESQARGGLEMGDPEPLPKVAGPRYYTYKPEAQRAIKIKLPVTDAAAGSTEAPSAEVLGARRFLSDVSVRATDEVAKTVEGYYGDPNKPLIWTSEDGISERGRAMISALAGADTVGLSPDDYLVAMPTENADPADPEKRQRELMAFEVALSAKVLTYVQDTVRGRIDPNKISGYYDFKRKGVNIAPVLDMLRKSPDVAAYLRNRDPKSPQFVALRDELMRLKAEDAEAETQAITIAPGTLLKPGQSKPETAQVIGALKQVASEAVLTQHSATLTAYTGTPDYTPELVAVVEQFQEEKGLKPDGVVGPATIRAMTGHSNAEKIAKLEVAMEALRWLPADLGSRYVFINAPAFEATYVNDGKEQFSMRVVVGSKANQTYFFQDQIQTVEFNPYWGVPKSIIVNEMLPKLRADPSYLDRLGYEVSYGGRKVASSQVNWNATHAVDVRQPPGGDNALGELKILFPNEHAIYMHDTPSKSYFNRDMRALSHGCVRLAEPRVMAAAVMGTTVEEIGKQIASGQNRAVQVPQKLPVYVSYFTAWPNKDGVIEYFDDVYSRDDHTAKAFKATTDARAPRV, encoded by the coding sequence GCGGACCAGGACGCCAGGCAAAACAGCAGGCGGCTCCCGCCTCTCTCGAAAGTCAGGCACGCGGTGGGCTCGAAATGGGCGATCCCGAGCCACTGCCGAAAGTCGCCGGCCCTCGGTACTATACCTACAAGCCCGAGGCGCAGCGCGCGATCAAGATCAAGCTGCCGGTGACGGACGCCGCGGCCGGATCGACCGAAGCGCCGTCTGCGGAGGTGCTTGGCGCCCGCCGTTTTCTGTCCGACGTTTCCGTGCGGGCCACGGACGAGGTCGCCAAGACCGTCGAGGGCTATTACGGCGATCCCAACAAGCCGCTGATCTGGACCAGCGAGGATGGCATTTCCGAGCGTGGTCGCGCCATGATCTCGGCGCTCGCAGGCGCCGATACGGTCGGTCTGTCGCCAGACGACTATCTCGTGGCGATGCCGACCGAGAACGCTGACCCGGCGGATCCGGAAAAGCGTCAGCGCGAACTCATGGCCTTCGAGGTTGCTCTCTCCGCTAAGGTCCTCACTTACGTGCAGGACACGGTTCGCGGCCGTATCGATCCGAATAAGATCTCCGGCTACTATGACTTCAAACGCAAGGGCGTGAATATTGCCCCCGTGCTCGACATGCTGCGGAAGAGCCCTGATGTTGCGGCCTATCTGCGTAACCGCGATCCAAAGAGCCCGCAATTCGTGGCGCTGCGCGACGAGCTTATGCGGCTGAAGGCAGAGGATGCCGAAGCTGAAACGCAGGCGATCACGATTGCGCCCGGCACACTGCTGAAGCCTGGACAGAGCAAGCCGGAGACGGCTCAGGTCATCGGTGCCCTGAAGCAGGTGGCGTCGGAAGCGGTGCTCACGCAGCATTCGGCGACGCTGACCGCCTATACCGGCACGCCGGACTACACGCCTGAACTCGTCGCTGTGGTCGAACAGTTCCAGGAAGAAAAGGGCCTGAAGCCGGATGGCGTCGTCGGTCCTGCAACAATCCGTGCGATGACCGGTCATAGCAATGCCGAGAAGATTGCCAAGCTCGAAGTCGCCATGGAGGCCCTGCGCTGGCTGCCGGCCGATCTCGGTTCGCGTTATGTCTTCATCAACGCACCGGCCTTTGAGGCGACCTACGTCAACGACGGCAAGGAGCAGTTCTCGATGCGGGTGGTCGTCGGCTCCAAGGCGAACCAGACCTACTTCTTCCAGGATCAGATCCAGACCGTCGAGTTCAACCCGTATTGGGGCGTGCCGAAGTCGATCATCGTCAACGAAATGCTGCCGAAGCTCAGGGCCGATCCGTCCTATCTCGATCGCCTCGGCTACGAGGTTTCCTATGGCGGTCGCAAGGTGGCCTCGAGCCAGGTCAACTGGAATGCCACTCATGCCGTCGACGTTCGCCAGCCGCCCGGCGGCGACAACGCGCTGGGCGAGTTGAAGATCCTCTTCCCCAACGAACATGCGATCTACATGCATGACACGCCGTCGAAGAGCTACTTTAACAGGGATATGCGCGCGCTGAGCCATGGTTGCGTGCGTCTGGCCGAGCCGCGCGTAATGGCGGCCGCCGTCATGGGCACGACGGTCGAGGAGATTGGCAAGCAGATCGCATCGGGCCAGAACCGCGCCGTGCAGGTTCCGCAGAAGCTCCCGGTTTACGTCTCTTACTTTACGGCCTGGCCGAACAAGGATGGCGTGATCGAATATTTCGATGATGTCTACAGCCGCGATGACCATACGGCCAAGGCGTTCAAGGCGACGACCGATGCACGGGCGCCGCGGGTCTAA
- the rpiA gene encoding ribose-5-phosphate isomerase RpiA gives MDAREMKIKAAAAALEHVEDGMRLGIGTGSTAEEFVRLLAERVAGGLKVQGVPTSERTARLCLELGVPLKSLDELPELDLTIDGADEIDPQFRLVKGGGGALLREKIVAAASTRMIVIADETKLVETLGAFPLPIEINTFGQASTRLAIERLASELGLSGSMKLRTRSDESLFMTDGGHLILDASFGRIPDADALASRLNQIPGVVEHGLFINLASLAIIAGPAGARVMEPKN, from the coding sequence ATGGACGCCCGCGAAATGAAGATCAAGGCCGCAGCTGCGGCGCTGGAGCATGTTGAAGACGGCATGCGCCTCGGGATCGGAACCGGCTCGACGGCAGAGGAATTCGTTCGCCTGCTGGCCGAGAGGGTCGCCGGTGGACTGAAGGTGCAGGGCGTACCCACCTCCGAGCGCACGGCGCGGCTCTGCCTCGAACTCGGTGTTCCCCTGAAGTCACTCGATGAGCTGCCGGAACTCGATCTGACCATCGACGGCGCGGACGAGATCGATCCGCAGTTCCGTCTGGTCAAGGGTGGCGGCGGTGCGCTGCTGCGCGAGAAGATCGTCGCTGCGGCCTCAACGCGCATGATCGTGATTGCCGACGAAACCAAGCTCGTCGAGACGCTCGGCGCGTTCCCGCTGCCGATCGAGATCAACACGTTCGGCCAGGCTTCCACGCGCCTGGCGATCGAGCGGCTCGCATCCGAACTGGGGCTTTCCGGATCGATGAAGCTGAGGACCCGGTCGGACGAGAGCCTGTTCATGACCGATGGCGGACACCTCATTCTCGACGCATCTTTTGGCCGCATTCCTGATGCAGACGCACTGGCAAGCCGGCTCAATCAAATCCCCGGCGTGGTGGAACACGGCCTCTTCATAAACTTGGCATCGCTCGCGATCATCGCCGGACCGGCAGGTGCGCGTGTGATGGAGCCGAAGAACTAA
- a CDS encoding DUF2059 domain-containing protein, whose product MISFTRMGRFASIAVIAGSVMLGAVSAKAQDVPAEHLQAAREAISALGVTNRFDAILPNIVDRLTAQLIQAYPNLQDVISAKVEEEALKLAARRADLEREAAVVYAKAFTAAELNEITAFYGSETGKKLLKDGPIATRELLKAADIWTAGIARDLEQQANESLLAEVQAEQPAPEAAQP is encoded by the coding sequence ATGATCAGCTTTACGCGTATGGGCCGCTTCGCCTCGATCGCCGTGATTGCCGGCAGCGTCATGCTGGGTGCAGTCTCCGCCAAGGCGCAGGATGTGCCGGCAGAGCATCTGCAGGCTGCTCGCGAGGCGATCAGCGCGCTCGGCGTCACCAATCGCTTCGACGCCATCCTGCCGAACATCGTCGACCGCCTGACTGCTCAGCTCATTCAGGCCTATCCGAACCTGCAGGACGTCATTTCGGCGAAGGTTGAAGAAGAAGCCCTGAAGCTTGCCGCGCGTCGCGCCGATCTGGAGCGTGAAGCCGCGGTCGTCTACGCCAAGGCCTTCACCGCCGCAGAATTGAACGAGATCACTGCTTTTTACGGCAGCGAAACCGGTAAGAAGCTCCTCAAGGACGGTCCGATCGCCACCCGCGAACTGCTGAAGGCCGCGGATATCTGGACCGCCGGGATCGCACGCGATCTGGAGCAGCAGGCGAACGAGTCGCTGCTTGCAGAGGTTCAGGCGGA
- a CDS encoding HAD family hydrolase: MTTTTIVFDLDGTLIDTAPDLVESLNHTIAARDLAPVSYEDLTHLVGQGARVMIQRAFALRGAPITDDEIPALLDRFIAHYEAGMPGKSRPYPGLIEALERLKAAGYILAVCTNKMERLALPLLERLHLTGYFTAIAGGDTFAFRKPDPAHILATAERAGGNAGKVLMIGDSINDILAARNGNIPSIAVPFGYSDVAVEELGASHIIGHFDELTVELVEHLVG, from the coding sequence TTGACCACCACGACCATCGTTTTCGACCTCGACGGCACCCTGATCGACACCGCACCCGATCTCGTGGAAAGCCTGAACCACACGATCGCGGCCCGCGATCTCGCACCCGTGAGCTACGAGGACCTGACGCATCTCGTCGGCCAGGGCGCGCGTGTCATGATCCAGCGCGCCTTTGCGCTGCGCGGCGCACCGATTACAGATGATGAGATCCCTGCCCTGCTCGACCGCTTTATCGCCCACTATGAAGCCGGCATGCCGGGCAAGAGCCGCCCCTATCCCGGGCTGATCGAAGCACTCGAGCGACTGAAGGCTGCCGGCTACATTCTCGCTGTCTGCACCAACAAGATGGAAAGGCTGGCCCTCCCGCTTCTCGAGCGTCTCCATCTGACCGGCTATTTCACCGCGATTGCCGGCGGTGACACCTTCGCCTTTCGCAAGCCGGATCCGGCGCATATCCTCGCAACTGCCGAGCGGGCCGGTGGCAATGCCGGCAAGGTCCTGATGATCGGTGACAGCATCAATGACATCCTCGCCGCCCGAAATGGCAACATCCCCTCGATCGCGGTACCCTTCGGCTATTCCGACGTCGCCGTCGAAGAGCTTGGCGCATCGCACATCATCGGGCATTTCGATGAGCTCACAGTCGAACTCGTCGAGCACCTGGTCGGCTGA